TTTCTCATGAAATCCAATACTAAAGTAACATAATAACGTTTACTCTATAGTTTATTTTAACTCTTTTCTAAAACGTTTTTGTTTGTGTGTTTACTCTAAAGCGTCTAATTAAATCTTTTTGTCGTATACAAATAACAAAAAAGATATTAAactgaaatattttattcatcatCACTCGATCTTTCTCACACAATCTCACCTTATGATCTCTATGCATCACCAGTTCTATGATATACTATATTTGCAAAGCATCATCAAATTTGATTTCACGAGACTTATTTTTATTAAAACGTCTgaaagtttaattttttttattaattatcatattatccaaaaatattatatatatatatatggttttttTTTCAGATGATACCACTTTTCAAAATTCCCAAGCCGTTTAAATATTCTAAAAATACTCTTTAAAAAATGAATCTTTTTTTgtttaaatccaaaaaaaaatcacCAATTTTTTACAGTGTTTTGTGGGTTGATTTTTATCCGCAAAATactttataatatttaaaaaatactatctagtatttttttaaaacaagatatggtgttttgtttaaagaaaaatactataTAAGGTTTTTGATGTCACGGTATTTTTGAAACAAAAACACTATATTGAAATAATACTTTGTAGTAGTTTTAAAACACTAAATAGTcttttatggataaaaaataattcataaaatattgTAAACAGCTTTTGGAGACGTTTTaaagatttttaaaatatatgtgaTAGTTTGAGAATTTAGAAAAgggatttcatctgaaatatatatatatatatatatatttcgaacAATCGCCCTATATATATCATCTAAATTTCTTTAGTGGTGTCAATTcatttaaatatatgtatatatagaagtGGTTTGGCGAAAGTAGGTTACCTGCCACCCGGCTTCGATGGCGTTGAGGTTGGTGGCGTAAGTGCCAGAAGTGAGCCAAAACTGTGATACGCTGAACTCGCCTTCGTTGGCCACCGTAGGCGCCCACACGTTGTAGGTGGCTTCTGCACCGTAGTACAAGTTTTCATCTTCCACCGTTCCAATTGCAAACTGTCACACACACACCCCCACACATAGTAAAGGAATAATAAACATCATGTACAAGTAACCAaatagtgtgtgtgtatatatatatatatgattcctGGAAGATTCCTCCTAATATTAGTTTTTGATAAACGACCAATACACCAACCATTCTAACCTCATGATTAGGGAAGGGATTTTCTGCTGCACCCTCTTCAAGCTTCCTCGCATACTTCCTCACTCGCAGAGCCTCTTCTTCCGTGGTTCTTCTAATCGGAACTGTTCCCTGTGGGCACGTCGCCCCGGAGGCTCTCCACAACTGGGTGATGCCACCAGCCATGGACTTGGCCTTACGGCCTTTGGGTCTCTCCGGCGGCTCCTGTGTAAACGTTCGAGAAGCAGGTAGAGTTGATGAAACCCTAAGGTGCATGCATGTGATTACTATTTACGTGCTTGAATATGCGTGTCGGTTACCAAGGGTTTCAGTCCTTTGAGCTTGGGATGATCGAATGCCGGTTGGAGATGAGAGGGAACGCAGTCGATGATGTCGCCATCTGGACTCTGTGAGAACAGCAGAAACAGGCTTTACTATGCTCCCTACCAAACAAGAAGAAGACGAAGGACAAGAGAATTAAGCACCTGCACTGTCTTCAGAGAAGGTTTGTTCGACTGCTTTGGGTTGTCTGCTGCTGAAGCCGGGAGACAGGAAGCAGCGGCAGCAAGCAGCAGAAGCACGAGAGAGACGATGGCATGGATGGAAAGAGAGGGCCTGCATCCGTTAGAAGCCATGACAGCGCTCGGGTTGCTTATCTTCCTCCTATGGCCATGTTCTTATATAAGAACTGATCACCAAGGCTGCGTCCTTTCTTTCTACTCGTTTTCCACGGCAGATTCATCATTTCTATTCGGACCATGTCAATGCCATTTTCTATTTGGATCACCACTTGAAATAAGTGGTGATCCCTTTTGTATTCTTCTGCAAAATCTACACAAAAGATAGGGTTTCACATGGCCTTCTTTGGCATTTCCAATCACGTAAGTGTCACTTGAAAGGATAAGCCATTACATGCAATGTTGTCGCTAGCAAACCCCTTAGGAGTAGCGCAAGCTATTTGGATCAGCGGTGAGAGATCTCCTTTCTCAGCCGCTACTttagaaagaaaataaagatatttttttggTCTGTATAACTCCTCCCGTATTTTCTCCCTCTAAGACGATGCAATCCTTGCAAGAATCCCTAATCAAAGTTATAATATACTTTAGACGAAGCATCTGATGTCCATcatatttctctctcttttcctttttcccCTTATAAGTCACTGATTTCGAAATAAAGTTCAAGTCTCTGCAAAACCGATCTTTCACCAGCTGAAGGTTTACTCGTAATGTTTGTTTCTGAAGTATATAACGGAGGGAAAGATTCTAAAGAGCCAGTTAAGTTTGCCTGGTGGCAAGAAAACACAAGCGCTAGGCAAGGCCTCGATGGTTGGTTGAAGGATCTAATCTAGTCGATTCATTCATCTTTCAGAAACAGAGGAGGCTCGTGAGCTGAAAGATGGTCGGTGTGAGATGGTGCATGGAGTTCTTCGACCGTTGTCGATCAAGATTCGACAAGAGTGATGACTAGATCAGATGAATTAGGGACCGTGTTGACCTTTCAAATCTGACTGAATCCAACCAGCCACACTCTCTAAGTATCCATCTAAAAGATCAGGGAAGATAAATTGGGGTCAGTTTGACACAAATTTCTTTTCTGAATAAAAACTTGAGTTTTTAATAAGAAGAAAAAAGTGATGATATAAAGAACGAGAGAAAACTAATATATATTCTCTCAAACACAAAATCAAATACCATGATATTTTTCTTCTTGTGAGTTATACACAAAGAAATAAGTCCAACGATCTAATCACTTGCTCCTCCACGGCAGATGGATCATTTCTTCTTGACCAACACAATTTCCAATTTCTTGTGTGAAAAAGACTAAAGAAGTCATAATTTATTACAGCATATGTGATCaactctccctctctccctcctaATATCTCTTCCAtctctttctttgtttttctatAGATAGTTGGAGACCCCTCCTTCTACTAAATTTAAATAAAGGCTATATTTCATATGGCTTTCGTTAGCATCTTTTATCACAACAATGGAGAAGAAAGAAGTGATGATGTAAAAAACTGACAGAAAACCAATATATGATCTCTCAAACATAAAATCAGATATCATGACCTCTTATGTCTCATGagtttcacataaagaaataAATACAACGAGGATCACCATGGCTATGTTATCTCTCTCAACATGCTCTCGATGGCAAATTGATCATTTCTATATATACCAAGACAATACCAATTCTATATGTGAAAAGACTAGATATGTTATAATTTATTGACTTCTCCATCGTAATATCTTCTTACTTTTCATTGACTCTTGATCAGCTTAAAATCCGATGCCAAGGCCCATACTAGATTCACATAAGAATTTTATAAATAGGTGGAGACTCCTTATGCAATCTTTTGCTAAGCCTAAAGAAAGGCTATGTTTCACATAGTCTTTGTTAGTATCACTAACCATATTAGAGAATAAGAAAAAATGATGATgtaataaaaggaaaaaataatatgTGATCTCCTAAGGACAAAACTAGATACCATGATATTTTCCATCTTATGAGTTTCACACAGAAACAAACACAATAGGACCACCGATGATGCatcctctctctctatatatggaCACCATGACATATTGACCATTTCTACTTGGATCAAAACAATACTAATTCCTCAAGTGAAAAGACTAGAGAATTATTAATTTATTGTAGCATATGTGATTATCTCTCTCTCCTAATATATTCTTCCCCTTCATCAACTTTCGATCAACTCAAAATGCGATGATACAGCTCTTCTTGGGTTCACACGGGAATTCTTTAGATGGGTGGAGACCCATTATACATCCTTCTGCTAAACCTAAGCAAAGGCTATGTTCTATATTACCTTCATTAGCATCTCTAACCATATTAATAAACAAGAGAGAAgtgataatataaaaaaatgagaaaaaaccaATATGTGATATCTTAAACACAAAACTAGATATCATGATATTTTTCATCTTGTAAGTTCCACACAAAGAAACAAATACAATAAGGACCATTGAGGATTTGTCCTCTCTTTCTACGTTCACTCCATGACATTTCTACTTAGACTACAATAACGACGATACCATCGATGCTCCTCCACTGTTTAAAATTCTTACACCtattatttgaggaggagaatgagAGAAGATAATAGGATGTGACAACCAAGAAAACTACTAGTTTATGAGCTTTTGGTTTTcacatatttatagagatcttcTATCAAtccaaccataatggatcctgtcaTATTGGGTATTAGGTCTCCATTCAACTAtataaacctcttagattagtacatctctatccaataatctcccgTTGGCTCTTATTTGATTTCATCAATAGGATacaataattcataggcttattagatatccaataagataggggcttcaatgaatatctcatatatgaacctttactcatcgcaatacctaccatatgtgtatgaccctctaggtccgatatcgagctgaccgtgagtcacacctattagaactccttctgactcagtaaattattatctccataataattcactcgactcattgactatgaACGTACTATGCCATAACATTGTAGTTCCTAGACAATACaaaggaatctaatccattggacttatctatcctcaattactgtgtatttatagtcccttatccatttaATACCATAGAGATCTTATACCAAGCATAGTATTGTCAAGCTCATACagtttatactcgagtctcgctctaatcatattgtcctaaagaattttttttcttttaatccaaatgaccatgactagggatttatctgagtaatAATACATGAGATATCCTCTCATGACAACGagattggatgatcctctatcgacactcaattatcCTCATAAGATTGGATACCACTAATAATAACTGTTGTGCTAGATGTGAAACTtatagacctataagtccggtattagAGAGCAaattactcatacaagacatcattggtgtctcaagtctaagaatcaaATACACCATAGAGACAACAGAATtattatctaacaataaggcatcatcaacaatccaacattctgtgagcggatcaattagtgaacttattctccaatgagcacttacacTATATCCCTAATATCCCCACATGAGtaattatgagaccaactacctctattttatggatgggtatacaacataccaatATATCTGGTTATCTCAATATCTCTCTTGAATAACATATGACTAGAATTATTTAAgatctatgtttaaaagtgaatcggtctcgttatcgtaatctcatcacgatttgattttcATTGCacgtatcactatatatatatatatatatatatatatatatatataaagtgataaaatatcaaataatataataagaaaaaaaaagtatatcatgccacacgtgtcatcactcacttgCATGACACCTATGCCTAatagatattgggcttagagtgtCATATGAgtaggtgttgcgacaagtagattttcggatataagatatctgctgtagtccttatcttattggatatccaataagccattgaattattggattctacgtaagagatccaataagagctaatgagagattattgaatagagacccactaatctaagaggcttaaatAGTTAGATAAAAATCCAATACATAATATGGCAAGATTCATCAAGGTTAATTTGatagggagcctctataaataggaggaaaccaaataGCCATAGGCTAGGCTTTTTGTCTGTCACCTTCTattctcttctctccctctccttctcaacCTACAGCCCATATTTGGgatgtgtggacaacaagaaggagaAGCCCCTTCTTAATTGCTTGGTACACCCTGCGGGGAGGATTGTCTAGCGATTTGATGAGTGTCTTTATAGCCCCTACCAtatagatcatcgctagagagaaggacattTGACCTCCTTTatactctcccatagatctataggaattcagggatatacgatcactctaggtaacacaactatttcACACGTAGTTTTCAATTTCACATATTTTTTTGCACCAATATTCGCAAGATAATGAAACTTTTTTATGAAAATCAAAGattctttttttataaaaatctaTTTTGCACCGATATTCGCTCCTAGATTTTTTGCACCAATATTCGCTCCTAGATTTTTCCTATATTTACTTGCACTCCATTGCGACTATGCATGTTGACTATTTCTACCTGACTAGAGCAATGCCAATTCCAAGTAAAAAGACAAGAGAATTCATAATTTATTGTAGCATGTGTGATTAGCTCTCTCGCCTAATATCTTCTTCCCCTTTCTTGACTTCTAGTCAGCTTAGAATGCAATGTCATGTCTCTTATTGGGTTCACACAAGAATTCTATAAATAGGTGGAGACTCCTTCTGCATCCTTCTGCTAAACCTAAACAAAGGCTATGCTCTACATTGCCTTCGTTAGCATCTCCAACCATATTAATAAATAAGAAGTGATGATTAAAAAAAGAGAGGAAATCAATATGTGATTTCTCAAACAGAAAATTAGATATCATgaccttttccttcctttgagtTCCACACAGAAATAAATACACTGAGGACCACCAAGGATGCATCCAATCTCTTTACATCCACTCCATCATATTTTGACCATTTCTACTTGGACCAAAACAATGCCAATTCCTCGAGTGAAAAGACTAGAGAATTCATAATTTACAACAACATATGTGATCAGCTCTCCCCCTGATATCTTCTTCCCCTTCATTGGCTTCTGGTCAGCTTAGAATGCGATGCTATGATTCTTATTAAGTTTACATAGGAATTTTATAGATAGGTGGAGACCCCTTATGCATCCCTAAACCTACATAAAGGATGTGTTCCACATGATCGTCGTTGGTGTCGCCTAACACAttaatgaagaagaaagaagtgaTGGTGTAAAAAATGGGAAGAAATCAAAATATGATCTCACAAACACAAAACCATATACCATGACCTTTTACTTCTCATGAGTTCTACACAAAGAGACAAATATAATGAGAACCATCAAGGCTGTGTCCTTTCTCTCTCTACATGCTTTTCATGACAGATTGATAATTCTTACTTTGTACTGAGACAATGCTAATTCCTCGAGTGAAAAGAGTAGAAAAGTCATAATTTATTATAGCATACGTGATCAACTCCCTCTCTTAATATCTTTTTCCCCTTCGATGACTTCTAGTCAGTTCAGAATGCGATGTCATGGCTCTTACTAGGTTTATACATAAATTCTATAGATAGGTGGAGACCCCTTATGCATCCTTCTGCTAAACCTAAACAAAAGCTATGTTCCACATAGGGTTCGTTAGTGTCTCCAACTACATTAACGAAGAAAAAAGATGTGATGATGTAAAAAATTTAATCTCTCAAACATAAAACTAGATAcaatgatcttttccttcttatgagTTCCACACAAAGAAACAAATACAATGAGGACCACCGAGGCTACGTCCTTTGTCTTTACATGCATTATACGTCAGATTGACCATTTCTACTTAGACCAAGATAATGTCAATTCTTCGTGTGAAAAGACtagaaaaatcataatttattgcAGTGTACATGATTAGCTCTCCCTCCTAACATATTCTTCCCCTCCAAATGTGATGCCAAGGCTCTTACTGGATTCACACAGGAATTCTATAGATAGGTAGAGACCCCTTTTTTAAACTTCTACTAAACCTAAACAAAGATTGTGTTCCACATGGTCTTCGTTAGCTTCTCCAATCACATTATTAAAGAAGAAAGAATTGATGATGTAAAGAATGAGAGGAGACTCATATGTGATCTCCTAAACACAATCATATACCATGACCTTTTCCTTCTTGTGAGTTCCACACAAAGAAACAAATATAATGAGGACCATCGAGTatatgtcctctctctctctctctacatgcaCTCCATGATATATCGACCATTTCTACTTGGACCAAAATAATGCCAATTCCTCGAGTGAAAAGACTAGATAATTTGTAATTTATTGCAGCATATGTGATCATATCTCCCTCCTAatatcttcttcttccccttcatCCACTTCCGATCAGAATGCGATTCCATGACTCTTATTGGGTTCACACATGAATTCTGTAGATAGGTGAAGACCCCTTATGCATCTTTCTGCTAAACATAACCAAAGGTTGTGTTCTACGTTGTCTTCCTTAGCTCTTTCTACCTCCGATCAATTTCATCGAAATAAATTTATAATCGTGAgactgttgggctggcagcccaaagtgggttcagcccatggtgggctttatcagcccacaacccacacccctttgacctaaccctagatcaatataaggggggtgtgggggctgcgttttagaagcagaaaagaggcagaaaaagacatcctcgtagcaacaaagagagaagaacaaggcagaagaggaagagaaagaaaggaaagaagacaaggacaacgcagagagactgttcacaatcatctagcagtgttctcatctcaggttagatcaaatctacagtaggctcttgttgtgattacttgggaggttttagatattgtgggcagtaacgtgatccttgtatcccagttattctcttgtggttgttgcttgggttttgggcaagagattgagatttgtatattcattattctcatagtggattatctctagtttgccccgtggtttttacccttcacattgaaggggttttccacgtatatcttggtgttctgtttgattgtgtttccattttattccgctgcgtattttggtcttctagtatttgttcctatacaaaggttattcctctttatatccccatcaactggtatcagagcggggttttggtgatttaatttttgtatttgaacatggaggccagtaatatttctcgcatgattagtttgaatggaaataattggatgatatggaaaccaagaatggaagatctcttgtattgcaaagatttgtatggacctttgcaaggggatagtgcaaaacctacaactatgatagatgatgagtggaagaggttagatcgaaaaacaattggatttattagacagtggcttgatgatagtgtatttcaccatgtttctactgaaatttctg
Above is a genomic segment from Musa acuminata AAA Group cultivar baxijiao chromosome BXJ3-4, Cavendish_Baxijiao_AAA, whole genome shotgun sequence containing:
- the LOC135636555 gene encoding protein neprosin-like isoform X1, with protein sequence MASNGCRPSLSIHAIVSLVLLLLAAAASCLPASAADNPKQSNKPSLKTVQSPDGDIIDCVPSHLQPAFDHPKLKGLKPLEPPERPKGRKAKSMAGGITQLWRASGATCPQGTVPIRRTTEEEALRVRKYARKLEEGAAENPFPNHEFAIGTVEDENLYYGAEATYNVWAPTVANEGEFSVSQFWLTSGTYATNLNAIEAGWQVLYGNSYPRIFIYRTDQNDGNWWLDLNSTTVGYWPSSLFSHLADNATTVQFGGSIVNNGPSGVHTATQMGSGYFPEEGFGRAAYIRNLQVVDATNTLVPVQSLNLTAEKPNCYNITKGVNSDWGMSFYFGGPGRSDVCP
- the LOC135636555 gene encoding protein neprosin-like isoform X2, which encodes MASNGCRPSLSIHAIVSLVLLLLAAAASCLPASAADNPKQSNKPSLKTVQSPDGDIIDCVPSHLQPAFDHPKLKGLKPLEPPERPKGRKAKSMAGGITQLWRASGATCPQGTVPIRRTTEEEALRVRKYARKLEEGAAENPFPNHEFAIGTVEDENLYYGAEATYNVWAPTVANEGEFSVSQFWLTSGTYATNLNAIEAGWQVLYGNSYPRIFIYRTVNHRYGVARKERKRRGQYSLESYQVVAFLGHNN